One window from the genome of Salvelinus fontinalis isolate EN_2023a chromosome 3, ASM2944872v1, whole genome shotgun sequence encodes:
- the LOC129851497 gene encoding neurexophilin-4-like: MMKLLVWTVVILAQCVLRKVQGLEKQVAKNYPGLDLGPAGSAMKTLPYVIGGRAVGTGGGTAGGVKPPYQTTSRIFSTGMDGVGNPPMKPPLKSPTYSFLNPYDWAKNQSLLLDQTGYRNKRKPSLKTAQKTKKIFGWGDFYFNVKTMKFSLLVTGKIVDHINGTFTVYFRHNSSSLGNVSVSIVPPTKVVEFEVLQHHQPGLHAQLHPELHTQITQQQTPHQSTFDPKEVKTFNCRVEYEKTNRSKKPKPCLYDPSQTCFSEHTQSHAAWLCAKPFKVICIFISFFSIDYKLVQKVCPDYNFQSEHPYLG, encoded by the coding sequence GTGCAGGGACTGGAGAAGCAGGTGGCCAAGAACTACCCAGGACTAGACCTGGGTCCAGCAGGCTCGGCGATGAAGACTCTACCGTATGTCATAGGAGGTAGAGCCGTAGGCACCGGAGGAGGGACCGCAGGGGGAGTTAAACCCCCCTACCAAACAACCTCCCGCATCTTCTCCACAGGCATGGATGGGGTCGGCAACCCGCCCATGAAGCCCCCTCTGAAAAGTCCCACCTATAGCTTCCTCAACCCTTACGACTGGGCAAAGAATCAGTCTCttctcctggaccagacaggCTATCGTAACAAACGCAAACCCTCCCTGAAGACGGCCCAGAAGACCAAGAAGATCTTTGGCTGGGGAGATTTCTACTTCAACGTGAAAACCATGAAGTTCAGCCTCTTGGTCACCGGGAAGATCGTGGACCACATCAACGGCACGTTCACCGTCTACTTCCGCCACAACTCGTCCAGTCTCGGTAACGTCTCCGTGAGTATCGTCCCTCCAACTAAAGTAGTGGAGTTCGAGGTTCTCCAGCACCACCAACCGGGCCTCCACGCACAGCTCCACCCTGAGCTTCACACCCAGATCACTCAACAACAGACCCCGCACCAGTCCACCTTCGACCCCAAGGAGGTAAAGACCTTCAACTGCCGGGTGGAGTACGAGAAGACTAACCGCTCCAAGAAGCCCAAGCCCTGCCTCTACGACCCGTCTCAGACCTGCTTCTCAGAGCACACTCAGTCCCACGCCGCCTGGCTCTGCGCCAAACCTTTCAAAGTCATCTGTATCTTCATCTCCTTCTTTAGCATCGATTATAAGCTGGTTCAAAAAGTGTGTCCGGACTACAACTTCCAGAGCGAACACCCTTACCTTGGATaa